TATAAAGTGGCCGACCGTCACGTGTTGCTGATGCGTTTCGAATTCACCCTCGATGCGCCACTGGAGAAACATCATGCATCGGTTATATGTCCTGTTGAAGGCCAAAACAACGTCGTTCGAGAGGCGGGGGGCGTAGCCGGCGCCCGCATCCGCCGCCTGGATCATCACGGGCTTGCCCAGGTACCCGGACCGCCCGCCGCACCGCGGAGCGACCGCGTGCAGAGGGCAGTCGTAAGCCCACCAAGTGCCGGCGCTGAGACAGCGGCCACTCGTGTTGCCGTTCTCTGGTAGCATTATGTGGTAGAGGCTGTCGATCGTTAGCTCGTGGCCGTCCGTGTCGTAGACCGGCTGCGCTTGCGCCTGAGCGGCGCCGCACGGTGCGGCCAGCTGGGAGGCCATGGCCAAGGCCAagagcgggaggaggaggagaacaaagCGGTCCATGGCTATGAAAGATGAACGTGGTTGAGTACTTGAGTTGTTGGTGCTTTGATATCTTTGAGGGCGTCAAGACGGTGGGTTTATATAGATGGTGTAAGAGTGACGAGACCTTAATTAATCGATGGAATTGATAGAAAAGATAAGTATATATTATACTCATTTAATGATTTAGATTTGTTCTTTATGCAACAATTTATGCGGTAGATTGGCCTCATTTAATGTTTTATTTTTTCATTGTTTTATCATGTAGATAAATAGGTGGATATAAAATCCTTCAATTATTAATGATAACTTTTGTCATGGATTTCATGCTTtagatttttcatatataaaatcCTTATTTGGTCCTTTAAATGTAAAGGGCTAAATAGGGTTTTATATATGAAATAAAAGACGAAATTAGgattttatatatgaaaattttcaAGGACGAAATCCATAAAAAAATCTAAAAGACTTAACTCCCCCACCGAGCTTCTCTACCATCTCACGGGGAGAAGAATGAAAGAACGAAGCGGGATGAGGAACAGATTGAGGGCAGTATAGTCGGATGCACAGTAGGTTCTTTTTTTAGGGTGCAGTCAGATGACAGATGTAGGTGTCACTACTACGGAACAACATACTACTGCTGCATATACATCCTCTACTCTGCATGGAACAAGAGATGAGCGGTCGATCGAGGTGGCCCGATCGAGGTGGCCCGTTTGGGAGATAAACACAGAAGCGGGTAGACATCAGATGGCGGCATGGTGGAGCATGCCCCATAGCCAGGTGTGCACCGACCGGCCGCTCAAGCGCCGGATCCCCTCGGGCGCCTCGCCTTGGTTGAATCCCTCGTGCCCCTCGCGTCGGCTCCCTCGAGCCCTGGATCCCACGCACGGCTGGCATCCGCTGGTTGGTTCCCTCTAGGGGAGATCCTACTCGCCGCTCGCTGCGGCAAAGAGGCGCGGTTTCGCAGAGGTGGTGTCCAACTGGGCCAGCCCATGAATATAGCGGACTTGCGCTGTAGCTAAAAAAGAAATACCACGGTCGCAAGAATTCAAACTCAGGACCTGACACTATACCTAACGTGGTACTACCAGTTGAGCTAGCAGTCGTTACCGATTCTACAGCAGCGCCAAGCTTAAAGAACCAATCCCGTAGCCCAGGTCCAAATTATATCTTGAAGTTCAAAAGcattttttattaaaaaaacaAAGGGATTTGTGACACACAAACAAATTGCTGATTTGCAAAAAAATGAGATATTTGCAAAAATCaggaacattttttttgaaacgggaacattttttgaattccaAGACAGAATTTGAAAATGTGAATATATTTTGAAAAATGTgaaaacaagaacattttttgaaaagttGAAACTGAACAATTTCGAAACTGCTGAAAAAATGAAGACATGCACATATTTGaaaattgcaaacaatttttggaaaTGGGAACATGTTTTGAACTGCccaaacatttttcaaaatttttGAACAAAAATTTGAAACTAAACAATTTCAAAACTCCTGAAAAAATGAAAACGTGCACATTTTCAAAATttctgaacaatttttgaaaacgGGAACATGTTTTGAACCGcccgaacattttttgaaatttgtgaaCAAAAATTTGAAACTGAACAATTTCGAAACTCCTGaaaaaacataaaacatgcacatttttgaaaattgcgaacaatttttgaaaacgGGAACATGTTTTGAACCGcccgaacattttttgaaatttatgAACAAAAATTTGAAACTGAACAATTTCGAAACTCCAAAATGAGAACGTGCacatttttctgaattttttttgaacaattttcaaaaatgggaacattttttaaaattccgGAGCATTTTCtaatttgtgaacaaaatttaaatACATGAACACTTTTTGAAATTGCAAGCAAATTTTGAAACATGAATATGTTTAGAATttttgaacaaattttgaaagcGGGAACATATTTGTTAAACCGAACATTTTTTAGtttgtgaacaaaattttaaaaGACGAACACTTTAAAAAAAAATAAGTGAACAATTTTTGTCATTCTAATATTTTATGAAATTTCTGAACAAAATTATGAAAATGGGAACATTTTCTGAAAAAGGAACAAAATCTGAAAATTTCACTTTTTAGAAAATTTTCTGGAAACATTCGTTGAAAAGAGAAAAAAtagtaagaagaaagacaaaaaaaagaaagagaaaaaacgaaaaaggaaagaaaaataaaaaataaaaacgaAAATAAATATAAAAGAAAAAACCGGTTCAGGAACCTCCCGGCTAGAAACAGTcatagaaggttcccaaaaccggcgTACTTGGAACGCTTAACAGGCCAGCCCACGCGCGTCGCTCGCTCGATAGCCCCTGTGCGGAACCCGACTGTTTGCCGCAGGGAGCGGCAAATAGGGTTTTCCTCCCTCTAGCGTCGCCTCGGCTTGgtgctaaatgggccattgaaGCCCGATCAACGCAACCACGGGCCTTCAAAACAAAAAAGCTGCCCATTAGGACAGACGGCCCAATCGCGGTAAACTGGCACTAAAACAATGATCTAACGGCAAGAAACAATCTAAATGCGTAATCCAACGGTCAAAATTGCTAGGGGTGCGAGAGAGCTCACTTTAGACTCGGTTTTACTGTCCTAAACAAATAGTGAGGTTTGAGGCGAGGGAAATAATGCTTGGTGATTGTGAGTGAGTGACAAGTGGGTTGGGCCAGAAGGTCGTGTGCGTTAAGGGCTGTTTGACTCCTTGATTATTTTTTAAATAAATGAGACTTTTAAAATATGCTGGAGAGAATGAATTAGTTTTGGTTCTTAACTATGAATATTTTCAAACGCTCTCATATGTAAACATTTTGGAGATTTACCCTTCATAAATCATGAGAATAGTTTATAACAGAATCTATCGTGACACGGGACGAACATAGGAAAGTAAATGGCTTAGGAAAAACAAATTAATATGAGCTACTTTTAATAGTTGTTTTCTGAACTTGTTTCAAGGGGTGACTATATAATATTTTATACCATCATTTAACTACGCTAAATATTGCAATCTAAGCAGATAGTTGAGACGTGCCATTCGAAGAAAAATGTATAAAATATTATAAACGCCCAAAACTCAGGATTTGGATTACCAAGCTTAGCAAGGTCTCAGAGTATTGCAATTTGAACTGCTCTATCCCAGACTTAACAGTACAAAGGTTACTTTTCATATCCTACAGAAAACATCAACACCCAGAGGAAGATAGTGGAAATGCAAAGTAACAGAAATCAGAAAAGAAGCTTGAACTTTACAAATACCTGGATCTGTTTCTTTTGTAGCTCGAAATGTATATCTGCCTTTGCCTGTATATCTTTTGCCAGGCTATCACCGTTCACCAGCACAGCAGCACTGACATCTCCCGTATTACCCACAGAATTGTGATCTTTGTCGTCCATCTTCACGTTATTAGTGACACAACTGGTGTCTTCTTCGTCCGTCTTCACATGATTAGTGACAGACTCGTGATCTTATTCGTCCATCTTTACATTATTAGCGAGTCAATGAAAAATACTTGGTTATTTATCCATTTCAGCCATGGAAAAGGGAATAAATTTCATTTCAACAGTATGTTAGATATGTCAAGATAACGATAGGCTGTAGCCCACAGAAATAGATACCTTCCCATGATCGCTGGTGGAAGTTGCCTCCATTTCCTGTGGTGTGTCTGATGACTCTGTTTTAGATAATGAGCTACTGTCATTAGGATCTATAGTGTCTTTCACCTAAGAGTTCTCTATTAATTAGTCCAGCAGCGCATGAGGTAGCATAACCACAACTTGAGTTCTCTGAAGGCTTGTCCAAGAGAAGACAGATCATAAGCATCAGTAGACACAGCTTTGTTGCAGTACTAGACAATCGGTCTCAAACTCAACTCTGCCCACACCCATTTGATCAGCAAGATTGACTGCAGTTAGCAGGGCTGTCAAACTATCCTGATGAAAGAAAAATACCAATGGATCTTTGCTACGAGTTGTGTCTAATTTATTTACTTTGTGTGGATTGAGAAGGGAAACGTGGCAATTTTCTTTCCAAGCTGCCAATCACTTGTAGTAAGACTTTGGTCAAATGCAGTCCAATTAATGTAGTTTATTGTTTGGAAGAAAATTAAGGAGTAGCCCCGGTTGACGCAAAGAAAAAAAGGAGTAGCTCCGGTTGCAAAAGACCTGGTCAACATAGTTTATCCAAGAGATGGAAGGGCAGagcttttttttggttttttcatcTTTTCATCAAAGAGTTGAACAATGAAGATAGATGGCAAGTGCCTGATCGATTTGATCAGGCCGTGTAGGAACAAGGTTCAAATCGTTCGTTCGTTAGGATGCCTCAGCTGCATACATCACTGCACTTCCACTTGACACCTATTTAAACGGCTCGTCTCGCCGCTACCTTATCCTATTTCCATACTTCTGTCGCTCCATCCCCGTATGGGTGGAGAACCCGTCGCTGTCTCGGCTGTGATACCGGAGGCTCTAGGGAAGTCGGAGGAGAGAGCACTCATCTTGGGGTGGGCTTACTACTTATATGCTTTCAGCAGTTATCCTCTCCGCACTTGGCTACCCAGCGTTTACCGTAGGCACGATAACTGGTACACCAGAGGTGCGTCCTTCCCGGTCCTCTCGTACTAGGGAAAGGTCCTCTCAATGCTCTAACGCCCACACCGGATATGGACCGAACTGTCTCACGACGTTCTGAACCCAGCTCACGTACCGCATTAATGGGCGAACAGCCCAACCCTTGGAACCACCTACAGCTCCAGGTGGCGAAGAGCCGATATCGAGGTGCCAAACCTTCCCGTCGATGTGGACTCTTGGGGAAGATCAGCCTGTTATCCCTAGAGTAACTTTTATCCGTTGAGCGACGGCCCTTCCACTCGGCACCGTCGGATCACTAAGGCCGACTTTCGTCTCTgctcgacgggtgagtcttgcagtcaagctcccttctgcctttgcactcgaggaccaatgtccgtctggcccgaggaaacctttgcacgcctccgttaccttttgggaggcctacgccccatagaaactgtctacctgagactgtcccttggcccgcgggtctgacacaaggttagaatccgagctcttccagagtggtatctcactgatggctcgggcccccccggaagggggccttcttcgccttccacctaagctgcgcaggaaaggcccaaagccaatcccagggaacagtaaagcttcatagggtctttctgtccaggtgcaggtagtccgcatcttcacagacatgtctatttcaccgagcctctctccgagacagtgcccagatcgttacgcctttcgtgcgggtcggaacttacccgacaaggaatttcgctaccttaggaccgttatagttacggccgccgttcaccggggcttcggtcgccggcttccctgtcatcagttcaccaacttccttgaccttccggcactgggcaggcgtcagcccccatacatggtcttacgactttgcggagacctgtgtttttggtaaacagtcgcccgggcctggtcactgcggcccccttttgtgagggggcaccccttctcccgaagttacggggctattttgccgagttccttagagagagttgtctcgcgcccctaggtattctctacctacccacctgtgtcggtttcgggtacaggtacccttttgttgaaggtcgttcgagcttttcctgggagtatggcatcagttacatacttcagcgccgtagcgcctggtatgagcctcgtggagaagcaatcgctagtccacggggctcatacttcagcgctgcagcgcttggtactcggacctcggctcgaggcattttctctaccccttcttaccctgaaaaagcagggtcaccttgtgtccttaaacctataaccatctttcggctaacctagcctcctccgtccctccgtaccaacaaggggtagtacaggaatattgacctgttgtccatcgactacgcctttcggcctgatcttaggccctgactcaccctccgtggacgaaccttgcggaggaaaccttgggttttcggggcattggattctcaccaatgttttcgttactcaagccgacattctcgcttccgcttcgtcgacccccgctttcgcggttgcttccctctaaggcggaacgctcccctaccgatgcattttgacatcccacagcttcggcagatcgcttagccccgttcatcttcagcgcaagggcgctcgatcagtgagctattacgcactctttaaagggtggctgcttctaggcaaacctcctggctgtctttgcacccccacctcctttatcactgagcggtcatttaggggccttagctggtgatccgggctgtttccctctcgacgatgaagcttatcccccatcgtctcactggccgaccttgacccctgttatttttgggtcatatctagtattcagagtttgcctcgatttggtaccgctcgcgcagcccgcaccgaaacagtgctttacccctagatgtccagtcaactgctgcgcctcaacgcatttcggggagaaccagctagctctgggttcgagtggcatttcacccctaaccacaactcatccgctgattcttcaacatcagtcggttcggacctctgcttagtttcatccaagcttcatcctggtcatggatagatcacccaggttcgggtccataagcagtgacaatcgccctattaagactcgctttcgctacggctccggtgggttccgttcccttaaccaagccactgcctatgagtcgccggctcattcttcaacaggcacgcggtcagagatcactttcccctcccactgcttgggagctcagcacggtttcacgttctatttcactacccactgggggttcttttcacctttccctcacggtactacttcgctatcggtcacccaggagtatttagccttgcaaggtggtccttgctgattcacacgggattccacgtgccccatgctactcgggtcagagcgtaagctagtgatgctttcggctactggactttagccatctagggtgcggcactCAACCGCTTCGCCTAGCAGCACAACGCTTGTATTGCTCTCCCACAACCCCGTTTTCACGGTTTAGGCTGCTCCCATTTCGCTCGCCACTACTACGGGAATCGCTTTTGCTTTCTTTTCCTCTGGCTACTAAGATGTTTCAGTTCGCCAGGTTGTCTCTTGCCTGCTCATGGATTCAGCAGGCAGTTTAAAAGGTTGACCTATTTGGGAATCTCCGGATCTATGCTTATTTTCAACTCCCCGAAGCATTTCGTCGCTTGCTACGCCCTTCCTCGTCTCTGGGTGCCTAGGTATCCACCGCAAGCCTTTCCTCTTTTGAACCTCGCCATTAACGTTAAGGCTATGCCATCCTAAGGTGCTACTAAATGGAAGGATCTTATCAACGTCCATGAATGTGAAATCATAGATCGAACTGCCGAATTGGCAAAATTCGGTGCTATCGCTATCATAGTATCCGCTAAGTTCACGGGCTGGAGATAAGCGGACTCGAACCGCTGACATCCGCCACAGGGTAAACCACCGCCTCTCAGGCCTCCCCGACGGGTTCTACCATAGAGGCCAACGATAGACAATAACTCCCCCCCAAACACAGCTTACAACTTTCATCGTACTGTGCTCTCCAAAGAGCAACTCTTctcaaaatctcaaaaca
The sequence above is a segment of the Aegilops tauschii subsp. strangulata cultivar AL8/78 chromosome 6, Aet v6.0, whole genome shotgun sequence genome. Coding sequences within it:
- the LOC109733003 gene encoding alpha-amylase/subtilisin inhibitor-like, coding for MDRFVLLLLPLLALAMASQLAAPCGAAQAQAQPVYDTDGHELTIDSLYHIMLPENGNTSGRCLSAGTWWAYDCPLHAVAPRCGGRSGYLGKPVMIQAADAGAGYAPRLSNDVVLAFNRTYNRCMMFLQWRIEGEFETHQQHVTVGHFIGAPATVTTECAPGVICREQSYRFRVERHGTGYKLVSCYKPPCRDVVLYEYRGEQWLTIRKEKDGREPFMVVFKKCPFPCVDRRRPPAFMSN